In the genome of Gadus chalcogrammus isolate NIFS_2021 chromosome 21, NIFS_Gcha_1.0, whole genome shotgun sequence, one region contains:
- the acat2 gene encoding acetyl-CoA acetyltransferase, cytosolic encodes MTHVFRGKVFQVAQGRCFLPCCIVSLYLRWSASFIPQPSAHHPVPPEKNRATALSGSSPTHLFKMNPETVVIVSAARTAIGSFNGALSTVPLPDLCSVVIKDVLTRAGLRPEEVSEVIMGHVLTAGHGQNPARQASVKAGIPYSVPAWSCQMVCGSGLKAVSLGAQAIQTGDAMVVVAGGMESMSRAPHTLQMRAGVKMGDAALQDSMVADGLTDAFHGYHMGITAENVAGKWSVTREEQDRFAVHSQNKTEAAQKAGHFEAEIVSVLVPSRKGPVEVKADEFPRHGSSMEAMSKLRACFVRDSCGTVTAGNASGINDGAAATVLMSQSEADKRGLKPMASISSWAQAGLDPSIMGTGPIPAIRKAVEKAGWRLEDVDLFEINEAFAAQSIAVVKELGLNPDKVNVSGGAISLGHPIGMSGCRVLVTLLHALQRTGGKKGVASLCIGGGMGIAMCVERV; translated from the exons ATGACGCACGTCTTCCGGGGGAAGGTCTTCCAGGTCGCACAGGGGCGCTGCTTCCTACCGTGCTGCATTGTGTCACTTTACTTGAGGTGGAGCGCTTCGTTCATTCCACAGCCTTCAGCGCACCATCCAGTCCCACCGGAGAAGAACCGAGCAACAGCCCTAAGCGGAAGCAGCCCGACGCATCTTTTTAAAATGAATCCTGAAACGGTTGTCATAGTCTCCGCTGCAAGGACGGCAATTG GCTCCTTCAATGGTGCCCTGTCCACGGTGCCTCTGCCTGACCTGTGCTCCGTGGTGATCAAGGATGTCCTGACGAGGGCTGGGCTGAGGCCCGAGGAGGTCTCAGAGGTTATCATGGGACATGTGCTAACAGCAG GTCATGGGCAGAACCCAGCCCGGCAGGCCAGCGTCAAGGCGGGCATCCCGTACTCAGTGCCTGCCTGGAGCTGCCAGATGGTGTGCGGGTCGGGGCTGAAGGCCGTGAGCCTCGGGGCCCAGGCTATCCAGACCGGGGAcgcgatggtggtggtggcggggggcaTGGAGAGCATGAGCAGG GCTCCTCACACGCTGCAGATGAGGGCGGGGGTGAAGATGGGCGACGCAGCTCTGCAGGACTCCATGGTGGCCGACGGCCTGACTGACGCCTTCCACGGCTACCACATGGGCATAACGG CCGAGAATGTGGCAGGGAAGTGGAGCGTTACTCGGGAAGAGCAGGACAGATTTGCAGTTCATTCGCAGAATAAAACCGAGGCTGCTCAGAAGGCTGGACATTTTGAAGCAGAAATCGTCTCCGTCTTGGTGCCATCCAGAAAAG GTCCTGTGGAGGTGAAGGCAGACGAGTTTCCCCGCCACGGCAGCAGCATGGAGGCCATGTCCAAGCTGAGAGCCTGCTTCGTCAGGGACAGCTGCGGGACCGTTACCGCCGGCAACGCCTCAG GTATAAATGATGGAGCAGCAGCAACTGTCCtcatgagccaatcagaggctgaCAAGCGGGGCCTGAAACCCATGGCCAGCATCTCCAGTTGGGCTCAAGCGGGCCTTGACCCATCGATAATGGGGACTGGACCCATTCCAGCCATTAGGAAAGCG GTGGAGAAAGCAGGATGGAGGCTGGAGGATGTTGACCTTTTTGAAATCAACGAAGCTTTCGCTGCACAGTCAATCGCTGTTGTGAAAGAGCTAGGCCTGAATCCAGACAAG GTGAATGTGAGTGGAGGAGCCATCTCTCTAGGCCATCCCATAGGCATGTCTGGCTGCAGAGTGCTGGTCACCCTGCTGCACGCACTCCAAAGGACAGGAGGAAAGAAGGGCGTGGCGTCCCTCTGCATCGGGGGTGGGATGGGCATCGCCATGTGTGTGGAGAGGGTGTAG